ATCATTTCTGAATATTGTTCAGCTGATAATAAACCGTCTAATTGACTTTCATCAGTAACTTCTATTTTAACCATCCAAGCTTTCTCGTATGGTGATTCATTTACGAATTCAGGGCTATCTTCTAATTCTTCATTTGCTTCTAAGACTTTACCTGAAAGAGGTGCATATAATTCTGATACAGTTTTAACTGATTCTACGCTACCAAAAGTATCTCCTTCATTAATTTCATCGTCAACCTCTGGTAATTCAACAAAAACGATATCTCCTAATTCATTTTGTGCGTATTCAGTAATACCAATTGTTGCTGTATTGCCTTCAATTTTAACCCATTCATGATCTTTAGAATATTTTAATTCGCTCGGTACTGCCACAAGTATCCCCTCCTATATGATTTTACACTTTTATGATGCCATATGACGATGCTTAAAGGCAACTGTTTATAATAAAAATAAAATAATAAACGACATGTAGTGATAAACATGTGTCTAATATATAAACACCCTACTATTACTTCTGTTGATTACAACCAAGTTTCTTTATAAACTTCTTCATTAAAACCTACTGTTGCTTTATCTCCAGATATAGCTAATGGGCGTTTAACAAGCATGCCATTTTGAGCTAACAAATCTAACTTATCATTGTCTGACATTGAGCTCAACTTATCTTTTAGACCTAACTCACGATATTTTGCGCCGTGTGTATTAAATAGTTTATTCACTTCAATGCCTGTACGTTCAATAATTTCTTTAAATTCACTTTTCGTTGGTGTGTGTTGAACGATATCGATTGGTTCGTAACTAACACCATATGCTTGTAAAAACTTAGCCGCTTTTTTACAAGTAGTACAATTAGGATATTGGTAAAATTTAATCATATTTCTGTACCTCCTATACGTTGTTATCACTAATATAGCAGAATTATATTAAAAACGCTCTTAATTTTAAGCTTAAAGTTTTTAATTAATAATAATTATTCGTTATAATAAAAATTAATAAATTAAAAAAAGGAGCGTTATTATGCAACCTATTAAAACAAATGATGATTTTAACACTACTATAAATAGCGATAATCCAGTAATTGTTAAATTCGAGGCCGGCTGGTGTCCTGATTGTAAAGCAATGGATATGTGGATCGATCCAATACAAGAAAAATATAATGATTACAATTGGTATACAGTCAATAGAGATGAGCTAGAAGATGTTGCCGCAGATAATGAGGTCATGGGTATTCCTAGTTTATTAGTATTTAAAAATGGAGAAAAATTAGCTCATTTACATTCGGCAAATGCAAAATCTCCTGAACAAGTTGAGTCTTTCTTAGCTGAGACATTTAATTAATTTATCCTTTGATTAGATAAATAATTCAAGCCAGAAAACAAATAACAACTCATTTCACTGATTAAATCAGTTAGCAATAAGTTGTTTTTATATAGTTTTACAAAAAAGTAGCCGCTTTCTTAGACGAAAGTGGCTACTGCTCTATTTTTAAGACACTAAATCTTGTACTTACAATTTATATTAATCCATCGTGTAATTACATAGATTATTTACGAATTAAAATTCGGTAATAATATTATGCGTATGACGTGGTGCATGTGGCATGTCATCTTGCATATCCGTTAAATATAAAAAGCCCACCAAACTTTCATCATCTTTAACGCCTAATTCTTTTCTTACTTGTGGCATAAAAATATATGGAGGTGTTTTCCAACATGTACCGATATGCGCTTCATGAAGTAATAGCATTAAATTTTGCGCAAATGTACCAAAAGCTAGATAATTTTCTAAATTTTCTTTTTGTCTTGGATCATCTTTAACGATTAGTGCTAACATACCACCTAATTTTGTCACTGTTTTATAATGATCCTGTTGTTTATCCTTTTGATGTGGAAATGCTTTATCTGAAATTGCTTTACTCATGTCACCTAATCTATCTTTAGCGATATGCACAACACGCCAAGGTTCTCTTAAACCGTGATTTGGTGCATCGGATGATTGTTTTATGGCTTGATACAATGCCTCATCATCGATATGCATATCTCTCTTAAATATTTTGCTACTTCTTCTATTAGCGATTGCATCTTGTAGTTCCATTCTCTATCGCCCTTTCGTTAATGATAACTATTTTCAATTATAAGATACAATCGGCGTATTTTCAAATTACTCGTATATTTTTAATTGTTCTCTTAACACGCTTACATGAACTTGTCCTGGGGCTTTTGGTGTATCTAAACAACCATATGAAACTGTACCACCAAAGACACCTTGTGTCGTACGTGTTACCAATCCTAATTTCGACATCGCAATACCTATCACACGTGGTTTAACTGAATCGGCAGAATCAGACATTGCCATTAAAAGATTGGTTACGTCTTGTTTATTTTTAGGCATGACAGCAACTTTAATATAATCTGGACTCAATGATTGCATTTTATAATATAAATGTTTTAATTCGTCCAATTTAGGTGTTTGTTCAAAATCATGATAGGAAAGAACAACTTCTAAGTCTTTATTTTGGGCTGCTGAAATAATCGTAGCTAATCGTTCTTTATCACTTTTTTTATCAAATTCTATATCTATTAAATCGTAATGACTAACTTCTATTAATGAATTCAGCATTTGATAATACGCATCACCATTTAAATGACCATTCCCACCCTGAATACTTGTTCTATAAGTAATAAGTAGACGTTTATTTAAATCTTTAATTTGTTGTTGAATGGTGTCAATTAAATTAACATCAATGTCATTCCACTGATCAATGCGTAATTCTATAATATCAATATCTTCATTGTACTGCTTTAAGTTAGTAAGTGTTTCTTCGTCTAACTTGTTTTCTGGTGCTATTGTTACAGCAATGTCTACATGTGTCACGACTTTCACCTTCTATTTCTTAATATAATAAGCCATATTTTAGCTTAAATTATACTATAATGACAACTACTGAAACCGGTCTAGTAAAAATATTATTAAAATCGAGTTAATTACTCATGATTGAACTTTCAAAATTTGGGGTACACTTTATATATAACTAGATATGAGGAGGAATTATAATGGCAGTTAAATATGAAACTAAAGCTACAAATACAGGTGGACGTAAAGGACACGTTCAAACTGATGATAAAGCAATAGATGTTGCAGTCATCCCTCCAGATCAAGCAGACGCTGGTAAAGGTACAAACCCTGAACAATTATTCGCAGCAGGTTATGCTTCTTGCTTTAATGGTGCTTTTGACTTAATTTTAAAACAAAATAAAGTACGTGGTGCTGAACCAGAAGTTACGTTAACAGTTAGATTAGAAGATGACCCAGATGCAGAAAGTCCAAAACTAAGCGTCGACATTGATGCAAAAGTAAAAGATGTATTATCTCAAGCTGATGCTGAAAAATATTTACAAGACGCTCACGATTTTTGCCCATATTCAAAAGCAACACGTGGCAATATCGACGTTAATTTAAACGTTGAAGTTGTAAGTTAAGCTTTCGAACAATAAAAAGTTCACTTAACATCAAATACTATAAAAGGCTGTAGCCTTTTATAGTATTTTTTTTATGTATTTTAAATGTATCTCTTAAAATTTAGATATCCCCGCAAATTCATTAATAAATTTAAAGATGAAAGATAGGTTTGTATTAAATATATATATTGTCAAATATTATTAAGTTTTATGTATATAAAAGATTGCTATTGAATAATTTATCCTTTATTATAAAAATAATATTAACTATACATACGTTTAATTCCTAATATAATCCACTTTTTGAAGGAGGGCTACAATGGCTCATTTTCGCATACTAACTAATAGCGATTTAATTACATATCAACAATTTATATCATATGTATTACACAAGAGTGGTGACGTGTTTTCATGGGGGATTTATGACTTAGAACTCTCTTCTGAAGAAAATTTAAAACCTGCATTTGCACCAGATAATAGTAATTGCATTATTATTGGGGCTTTTTCCAATGAACAATTAATTGCTGCAACGACACTATGTAATATTAAAATACATGGTCTTTCACACAAACTGTTTTTAGAAAACATGGGCATCATTGCCGATGATATCGAAGATCGTAAACGATTAGCGGCACAATTAATCGAACAGGTATTTAATTATTGTAAAGAACAAGAAATTGAAATCATCTTAGCTTCCGTTGCTTCTAATAATATTACTGCTAAAGTATTTTTCAGTGATTTAGACTTCGAAGTACTAACTGTAGAACAACATGCTAGAAAGTATAATCAACATTACGTAGACCAACATTGGTTAGTTTATCATTTAAAAGAAATCCCTTCTTAAATGTAGCGATAAATAAACACTTCTTTTATACTCTAAAACAAGGAAATTTATACACTTTAACTTGTAATAAAAATTACAAAAATATATTATTTTATTATGTCCGAATTCAGTAAACACAATTAAAGTATTTAGAGAGGATGTTTAATATGAATCATTCGAGCACTTTATTATCACTGTTTTTATCTTTGGTTACATTGGCGATTCCTCTATTTGTGGTTGCAAATGTTTTAGGTGGTAACATGACAATGGTTGTTGGATTACTATTTATTGCTGGTGTATTAATTTTTAATATTTCCGCCCTTTTAAATGGTGATAAAATAGCGAATATCTTTGCTATCGTAGTGACCCTTTTTTCACTTATTGTTATTCTATATCCCTTTTGGAAAACACTTATATAACAAATACATATTAAATAAAGAACAGTTAATAATTAATGATAATAGTTATTTATTTTTAATTATTAACTGTATTTTTTTATGTTTTAAAAAAACAGGAAAGAATTTTATGATTTTTATGATTTTTAATATCAAAATTTTAATGAAAGCGCTATAATGTAAAAAATAAGGGGGGAGTTTATGTATTTAGCAATTTTAGGTTTTATTATGATTGCAGTTTTTATGATTTTAATTATGACAAGAAAAATGTCAGCTTTAATCGCATTAATTGTAATTCCAACAATATTTGCATTAATCGGTGGTTTTTATGCTGGTATAGGCAAATTCATGTTAGATGGTATTGGTACCGTAGCACCTACAGGTATTATGTTAACGTTCGCTATTCTTTATTTTGGAGTAATGATAGACGCCGGACTATTCGAACCTGTCATTAAATTAATTATTAAAGTAGTTAAAGGGGATCCAGTCAAAATAGCAATAGGAACTGTACTTTTAGCCTCAATGGTCGCATTAGATGGGGACGGTACAACTACATTTATCATCACCGTCACAGCCATGATGCCACTTTATAAAAAAATCGGTATGAGCTATTACATATTATCAACACTAGCTTTATTATCTATTGGTGTAATGAATATGCTTCCTTGGGGTGGCCCAACGGCACGTGCAATTTCTTCTTTGCACTTACAAACTGAAGATGTATTCATTCCAATTATTCCAGCAATGATTGCAGGTATTATTTTCGCATTAGCTGTTGCAGTAATATTAGGTAACCGTTCTAAAAAATATATAAACTCTGCAACAGATATCGATACTGATGATATACAAATGGTCGATTCTAAAGAAGATTCATTGTTAAAACGACCAAAAATGATTATTCCAAATGCAATATTAACTATTTCTTTAATAGTATGTTTACTTATTGAGTTATTACCTATTCCAGTCTTATTTATGGTTTGGTTTGGTGTAGCGCTGTTAATCAACTATCCAAATTTAAGTATTCAAAATTCTGTTGTTAAAAAACATGCTGGTGATGTGTTAGCAGTTATAAGTTTAGTATTCGCCTCTGGTATCTTTACAGGTATTATGGATGGCACAAAAATGGTAGACGAAATGGCACATACATTAGTACAAATAATACCAGAAGCATTGGGCAGTCATTTTGCACTTATTACAGCAATTTTAAGTGGACCGTTCACCTACTTTATGGCTAATGACCCATTTTATTATGGCGTACTTCCAATTTTAGCTGAATCGGCACACCAATTTGGCATATCAAAAGTTGCCATGGCACGAGCATCAGTACTCGGACAACCATTGCACGTACTAAGTCCTTTATATGCAGCTGGTTATCTTTTAGTTGGGATGTTAGATATCGAGTATGGACGTAACCAACGTATCGTAATTAAATGGGCGATAGGATCCAGTTTATTTATGATATTTGTTGCCTTAATTTTAGGTATAATTCCTTGGTAACTAGGACTTTCAAAAACTCAAATAATTTAAAATTAACCTGTTAAAGCTAGGACAACTAATGTTCTAGCTTTTTTCTTTAATCAAAAAATCGCTAAAGTATTTATACTTTAGCGATTAAATCACACATATCTTATTTTTGTTATAACCCTACTACTGCATAAATTAAGAGTTAACACACTTTATTTACAGGTATTTTTTCATTAATTTGTATAAATTTTCGTTTTATTTTAATAGTACATGGGTAAAAGTTAAAGTCGGATTTACAATATTAAGGAGTGTATTAATTATGAATCAAACTAATGATTGCAATTATGTTAATCCTTCTGCCATTTCACTTGATTGGGAATGCTTTATCATAAGCAAAAGTGAAATGTTATTAGATGGCTTACCAAGTGAATTGATTAATACTTGGTTGGATCAAAACATTATTGAACCATTTTCAGTGAGAAATAATGAAATTAACTTTAAAACAAAAGATGTATGGGATGCATTAATTGAACATAACTGGTATTACAATTAATACTATTTATAGTTTACACGATATAAACTAAGCGCTCTATTGGCAGATTCTAACATCTCATGATCTAAATAATGACTATGGAAGTACTTACGTAATGTTGAATGACATGTTTCATTTTTGGGAAAATTCTTATCGCTGCGCACATTATGCGCTAAAGTGCCAAGTGGTGTATCATCTTCTATAAAAGTTATTACAAAATCATAAAATGTCATTAGCATCTACCCCAATTTCATTTATTTTATTAGCGCTTACATTATCTTTATGACAGCCTTTATCTAATCATATCAAATTTAAATTTTTTGTCTATATGTATATCTTACTGTTTTGGTAATATTAATATCAACACATCTGATGTGCCAACGTTTAAAGGCGTATGTAAACATTATTAAAAAATTTTGAAAATTGTATGAACAAAAAACGAGCCTGGGACAGAAATATTCTAGAAAGTAAAAATACAGTGGAAGTTCATTATTAAAATTGAATTTCCACTGTATTTCATTTTTAAAGTCTTTTTGGTAGCTCTTAGAGCTACCATTTTTCTTATATTTGTTGCCATTAAGGCAATTCCAAGTTCATGTTTTACTTTGGATTTCCCCCGTAATGACATATCTTATTTCATCGTAAGTCCAATTTTGAGTGTTAAATTTATTTTCTTTATATTGCTTCGTTTGTTCTTTTAAATACATAGTGTACGTTATGAGTGGTGTTTGATTAAACGAATCTAATACATTTTTTATGGTTTTCATCACTACCATAACTAGCATCTACAACAATGCAATTAGGTAAATAAAATAGTTATTTGTGATGTTATTTAAAAATGGGATTAAAGTTCTAATTTCTTTAGAATGCTTCATTAGGCATAGACTCTACAATTTGATTCACATAATGTGCAATATCATTTTCTGGCACCAATACTTCAATATTTAGTGGTAGCGTTATTTGAGACATATTATAATTTTTATACATAAGGCACCTCTTTAATTTGGTTTAGTGGTATTTATTAAATTATACGAGCGTGCTTTGTTTTTTTGTATAATATTGGAAATTTGTAACGATTTTGTAAAGTGCTGACGCCTGAGGGAATCGTATGAGTGAGAGACTACAGGCTCGAACCATACCCTAGGCAAGCATGCACGAACAAAATCGTAGATTATAAAAAATAACACCTCATTTTTACTGAATAAATCAGTTGAATGAGGTGTTAATTAATTCGAGTTAGGAATTATGTCCCAAGCTCGTTTTTTCTCTATATTTAAACAAGTACATTGCCGTTTTCATCAGCTGGTTTAAATAACGTAATTATAGCGCCTATAATGGCTAAAATGTGTGGGATGGCAGTCCAACAAAATACTAAGAAAATTAAACCCACAACTGGTTTGCGTGCGTAAAATTTATGAACGCCAAAGCTACCTAAAAATACAGCTAATACGATATATAAAACTTTATTTACTTCATTCATCATTTAGTCACCTCCCTAATTACGATTAATTAGAAGATATATTTATATTTTATCTATAATCATTGAAAATTGCTAATAACTTAATGGTTCACTAGTCATATTTTCTTCATTTACGATGTTAGTACTATTATTTACTAGTCAAAATTATTATTTTTATCAATAATGTCACTAAAATGTTGATTCATTTGTCTATTGAACACTTATAATAAATGATAAGATAAATACAATAAATATTCGATTATAATTTAACTTAAATTGTTTGATTTATTAAATTTAAATTATTGAATAAGGAGGTTAATGTTATGAGTTTACATTTCTTAATAGTATTTTGGCTATCTTTCATCTTTTTAGTGGCAGGTATCATTACTTTTATTCTTTTCAAAAGAAAGAAACCTTCTGAAGGTAAAGATTCATTACTTGGAGTAACAGTAATGCTACTCATTTTTGGCATAGTTGGTATATTGTTCAGTCTAATATTTAGTTAACTATTATAATATTTTAAAATTTTCAGAGGTGACACCTTATGCATTTACAAAACTTTCCTCAATGGCAAGTAATAAATAAAAGTACGAAAAAGTTTGCTATACAAGAGGAACAACAAAGTTTATCTATAGTTAGCCCTATTAATGATTATGCTTTCGCTATTTTAAACCAAGTATTTTTCACTATAACTGATAATGAAATAACTGAAGTAACGACAGAAAATAACAGTGATGAACTAACGATTGAAGTAGATAAAGAAAACGCCAGCATAACAATTATCGATAAAAACTGATTATAAAATAGTTGCGCGCCACACTTATGCATCCTAACTGTCTGCTTAGAAGGATAAATTAACACTTACGATTTAAATTATACGACTTACGAATAATTGCCCAAAACTAAGTTGTTACCTATATAATAAAGATAAGTTAAAACAAAGAAGGAGGTAACACTATGGATTGGACAGAAATCGTAGGTGGTATCATCAAAGTTGTCAAAACGATCGTAGATAGTTTTAAATAATCTCATATAACTTCTAAGGAGGGCGTAAACATGGAATGGACTCAAATCGTAGATGGTGTCTTAAACGCTATTAAAGCAATTATAGATATCTTTTAATCATAAGCATAATTTCTTTTTTATAAAATAACTCTAAATATTCTATCGTAATTATTTACTAAAATTTTCTTTACAACTATATGCAGCCCAACATCTTACTATAAGATTGTTGGGTTCTTTTTTATTTTATAACACTACATATTTGTCTATTTTTGTAGAATTCGGGTAATGATTACTAAAGGTATTATTTAATTTAGTGATTGGGCGTGGTTAGAATGAAATATGTAAAAAAAATACTATTACTTGTAACTGGCATATTTATAGTACGCGCATTATTGTTGAATGTTAATGAAACTAGTGATGATAAAATTGAAAACAAAGTCAATGTTGAAGCAAAACGCTAAAGTAAATTACTCTAGCGTTTTTTATGTTAAAATTAATAAAAATCTGTAATGAGTTGATGATATGCACAAATTGAAACATACAATGGAGACCAAACAAGCATACATATATTTCCTCGCGGTAATTATGGGTATCATAATGGGTATTTCTTCCACATCAATTGCTACGTTTTTCAAAGAAATAACCACACCTGCTATCATAATTTTAATGATTAGTATGTTTTGCCAACTGCCATTAAATAGTTTAAAAAGCCAATTTACTAATTTGAAATTTATAATAGTCTTATTATTATCAAACTTTATTTTAATACCAATCTTGGTTTGGCTACTCATAACAATATTTAACATTCATTCTGGCCCCATTCAGATAGGGCTTTATTTAGTTTTACTAATGCCTTGTATTGATTACGTCATCGTTTTCACTAGTTTAGGCAAAGGCAATGCAGCTATGTTGTTATTATGTACACCTTTATTGTTAATAGTACAAATCATTTTACTACCTGTTTACTTCACTATTTTTCTCACACATAACGTAAATAATTATATTGAGGTAACAACATTCTTATTAGCATTTATATTTTTTATTTTAATTCCGTTTATCTTTGCATTGCTTTTACAAAAGTTTAGCCACAACAACAAAGGATTAGATAATTTGAACCATGTAATGAGTTGGTTACCTGTTCCAATGATGGCTTTGGTACTTATAGCAGTAATCGCTTCTCAAATTTCATTTGTATTAAAAGATCTCACAGTTATCTATCAAATTATTCCAATTTATATTTGTTTTGCAATTATCGCACCTATAATCGGAAACCTATGCGCCAAACTATTTAAATTGGATATTGAGTTACGACGCACTATAGCTTTCAGTGCTACAACGAGAAACTCACTTGTCGTATTACCACTCGCCTTAACATTACCGCAAAATATAGCTATTACTGTAACTGCAATTATCGTTACACAAACTATTATTGAATTGATATTTGAAGTGATCTATATTCAAGTCATTCCTAAA
The Staphylococcus kloosii genome window above contains:
- the gcvH gene encoding glycine cleavage system protein GcvH; its protein translation is MAVPSELKYSKDHEWVKIEGNTATIGITEYAQNELGDIVFVELPEVDDEINEGDTFGSVESVKTVSELYAPLSGKVLEANEELEDSPEFVNESPYEKAWMVKIEVTDESQLDGLLSAEQYSEMIGE
- a CDS encoding arsenate reductase family protein; protein product: MIKFYQYPNCTTCKKAAKFLQAYGVSYEPIDIVQHTPTKSEFKEIIERTGIEVNKLFNTHGAKYRELGLKDKLSSMSDNDKLDLLAQNGMLVKRPLAISGDKATVGFNEEVYKETWL
- a CDS encoding thioredoxin family protein, encoding MQPIKTNDDFNTTINSDNPVIVKFEAGWCPDCKAMDMWIDPIQEKYNDYNWYTVNRDELEDVAADNEVMGIPSLLVFKNGEKLAHLHSANAKSPEQVESFLAETFN
- a CDS encoding nitroreductase family protein, whose translation is MELQDAIANRRSSKIFKRDMHIDDEALYQAIKQSSDAPNHGLREPWRVVHIAKDRLGDMSKAISDKAFPHQKDKQQDHYKTVTKLGGMLALIVKDDPRQKENLENYLAFGTFAQNLMLLLHEAHIGTCWKTPPYIFMPQVRKELGVKDDESLVGFLYLTDMQDDMPHAPRHTHNIITEF
- the aroD gene encoding type I 3-dehydroquinate dehydratase, with translation MTHVDIAVTIAPENKLDEETLTNLKQYNEDIDIIELRIDQWNDIDVNLIDTIQQQIKDLNKRLLITYRTSIQGGNGHLNGDAYYQMLNSLIEVSHYDLIDIEFDKKSDKERLATIISAAQNKDLEVVLSYHDFEQTPKLDELKHLYYKMQSLSPDYIKVAVMPKNKQDVTNLLMAMSDSADSVKPRVIGIAMSKLGLVTRTTQGVFGGTVSYGCLDTPKAPGQVHVSVLREQLKIYE
- a CDS encoding organic hydroperoxide resistance protein, translated to MAVKYETKATNTGGRKGHVQTDDKAIDVAVIPPDQADAGKGTNPEQLFAAGYASCFNGAFDLILKQNKVRGAEPEVTLTVRLEDDPDAESPKLSVDIDAKVKDVLSQADAEKYLQDAHDFCPYSKATRGNIDVNLNVEVVS
- a CDS encoding GNAT family N-acetyltransferase encodes the protein MAHFRILTNSDLITYQQFISYVLHKSGDVFSWGIYDLELSSEENLKPAFAPDNSNCIIIGAFSNEQLIAATTLCNIKIHGLSHKLFLENMGIIADDIEDRKRLAAQLIEQVFNYCKEQEIEIILASVASNNITAKVFFSDLDFEVLTVEQHARKYNQHYVDQHWLVYHLKEIPS
- a CDS encoding CitMHS family transporter, whose product is MYLAILGFIMIAVFMILIMTRKMSALIALIVIPTIFALIGGFYAGIGKFMLDGIGTVAPTGIMLTFAILYFGVMIDAGLFEPVIKLIIKVVKGDPVKIAIGTVLLASMVALDGDGTTTFIITVTAMMPLYKKIGMSYYILSTLALLSIGVMNMLPWGGPTARAISSLHLQTEDVFIPIIPAMIAGIIFALAVAVILGNRSKKYINSATDIDTDDIQMVDSKEDSLLKRPKMIIPNAILTISLIVCLLIELLPIPVLFMVWFGVALLINYPNLSIQNSVVKKHAGDVLAVISLVFASGIFTGIMDGTKMVDEMAHTLVQIIPEALGSHFALITAILSGPFTYFMANDPFYYGVLPILAESAHQFGISKVAMARASVLGQPLHVLSPLYAAGYLLVGMLDIEYGRNQRIVIKWAIGSSLFMIFVALILGIIPW
- a CDS encoding YozE family protein: MTFYDFVITFIEDDTPLGTLAHNVRSDKNFPKNETCHSTLRKYFHSHYLDHEMLESANRALSLYRVNYK
- a CDS encoding TM2 domain-containing protein, translated to MNEVNKVLYIVLAVFLGSFGVHKFYARKPVVGLIFLVFCWTAIPHILAIIGAIITLFKPADENGNVLV
- the tsaT gene encoding type II toxin-antitoxin system toxin TsaT: MSLHFLIVFWLSFIFLVAGIITFILFKRKKPSEGKDSLLGVTVMLLIFGIVGILFSLIFS
- a CDS encoding arsenic resistance protein: MHKLKHTMETKQAYIYFLAVIMGIIMGISSTSIATFFKEITTPAIIILMISMFCQLPLNSLKSQFTNLKFIIVLLLSNFILIPILVWLLITIFNIHSGPIQIGLYLVLLMPCIDYVIVFTSLGKGNAAMLLLCTPLLLIVQIILLPVYFTIFLTHNVNNYIEVTTFLLAFIFFILIPFIFALLLQKFSHNNKGLDNLNHVMSWLPVPMMALVLIAVIASQISFVLKDLTVIYQIIPIYICFAIIAPIIGNLCAKLFKLDIELRRTIAFSATTRNSLVVLPLALTLPQNIAITVTAIIVTQTIIELIFEVIYIQVIPKLIK